The Zetaproteobacteria bacterium DNA window TTATCATTCGCTTCATGCGCCTGACTCGGCAACGCGCCGCCATCCTGCGGCTGATCAACCGCTCCGAAGGCCACTGGGATGCCGAGGGGATCGCCACCGCACTCCAGCGCCGCGGAGAGCGGATCGGCATCGCCACCATCTACCGCGGTCTGCAGGCGCTGGAGCGGGCCGGTCTGGTCACCGCGCTGCAGATCGACGGCCGCAAACACTACGAGCGGGCGGACAAGCGCCACCACGACCACCTGATCTGCCTCCACTGCGGCGCCATCGGAGAGTTCTGTTCGGCGGAGATCGAAGCGCTGCAGCAGGAGATCGCCGCCGCCCACCGCTTCATCATCAGCCACCACGCCCTCACCCTCTACGGCCGCTGCCGCCGCTGCGGCGCGCACGACGCCGGCCGGCAGCCCCCCCCCCGACTCCAACCGTGATCGCCGCCGCCCTGATCCTCTTCCGCGAGATGCTGGAGATGGCGCTGGTGCTCGGGGTGCTGCTCGCCGCCACCGGCACGGTTCCCACCGCCCGCCGCTGGATCGGCCTCGGTACACTGGTCGGCGCCGCCGGTGCGGTGGTGCTGGCCGTCTTCATGGAGCAGCTGGAGAGCAGCTTCGACGGCGACGGTGAGTTCCTGTTCAACGCCGTGGTGCTGGCCGTCGCCTCGGCGCTGATCGGCTGGACCACCCTCTGGATGCAGCGCCACGGCCGGGAGATGAGCGCACGCATGCGGGCGGTCGGCGCGGCGGTCCACCAGGGGGAGGCGCCGGTCGCCGCCCTGGCGACGATCGCCGCGGCGGCGGTGATGCGTGAGGGATCGGAAGCGGTCTTCTTCCTCTTCGGCGCGATCCAGGCCACCGACGACGAGGGGTGGGGCCTGCTCGCCGGGGCGCTGCTCGGCGTCGTCGGCGCCATCCTGATCGGCTGGGGGGTCTTCCGCGGCCTGCGCCGCATCCCGCTCGACCGCATCTTCACCGTGGTCAGCGCCCTGCTCGTCCTCATCGCCGCCGGCATGGCCTCACAGGCGGCCTGGAACCTGGTGGCGATCGACCGCCTCCCCCCGCTGGTCGACCCCCTGTGGGACAGCTCGGCGCTGCTCGACCCGGACGGGGTGGCGGGGGGGCTGCTGCACGCGCTGATCGGCTACGATCCGCAACCCTCCGGCATGCAGATGGCCGTCTTCCTCACCGTGCTGCTGCTGCTCGGGACAATGGTGCTGCGTCGCCGACCGGAGCGGGAGCCCCGCTGAATCCAGCCGGTGCTCAGACCGCCCGCATGCCGATCAGCTGAAAGAGCTCCATGCGCGAGGAGGGGTTGCGCAGGAAGGCGCCGGTCAGCTTGGAGGTGGTGGTGATGGCGTTGGGCTTGCGCACACCGCGCTGGCACATGCAGAAGTGGCGCGCCTGAATCACCACCGCCACACCGGCCGGATGGAGCACCTCCTCGATGGCGTGGGCGATCTGCATGGTCAGCTTCTCCTGGATCTGCAGCCGGCGGGCGTAGCCCTCGACCAGCCGCGCCAGCTTGGAGAGCCCCACCACCCGGCCGTCGGGGATGTAGGCGACATGCGCCTTGCCGACGAAGGGGGCCAGGTGGTGCTCGCAGTGGCTGTGCAGATCGATGTCGGAGACCAGCACCATCTCGTCGTACCCCTCCACCTCCTCGAAGGTCTTGCGCAGATGCTCGGCCGGATCCTCGCGATAGCCGGCGAAGTATTCGGCAAAGGCGGCCAGCACCCGCTTGGGGGTCTCCCGGAGCCCCTCGCGATCGGGATCCTCCCCGATGTGGGCAAGCAGCGCCCGCACATGCTCCATGGCCGCGATGTTGGCCGGGTCGTCGATGTCGAAGATGTGATCGCCCATGACCGCCCTCTCTTCCGATGAAAATCCGAACAGCAAACCCTAGCGAAGCAGCGCGTAAGCGGCATCCGCGGCGGCAGCAGGCGCGAGATCGGCGGCAGCCGCGGCCAGGAAGGCCACGCTCTTCGATTGCCGTCAAGCAAAAATCCACGGACGGACTTTTTGCGATCTAAACATTGCTGACCATCGACCTGTTGCGCCACGGCGCCCTGTGCGGCGGCACCCGCTACCGCGGCCGCTGCGACGACGCGCTGACCGACGAAGGGCGGGCGGCGATGGACGCCGTCTGGCACGCCGTCGCCGACTCGGTGGAGCGGATCATCACCTCACCGCTCAAGCGCTGCCGCATCCCCGCCACCGACTGGGCAAAGGCCGCCCGCATCCCACTCAGGATCGACCCCCGGCTGGAGGAGCTCCACTACGGGGAATGGGAGGGGAAGACGATGGCGGAGATCGCCGCCACCCACGGCGCCATGCTGCAACAGTGGCGTCGGGATCCCTCCGGGATGGCGCCGCCCGGCGGTGAGGCGATGGAGAACTTCTACCAGCGGTTGAGCGACTTCTGGCGCCAGTTGCTGGAAAAGGAGCGCGGCCATGTGCTCATCGTCGGCCACTCGGGGGTCAACCGCACCCTGCTGGCCATCGCGCTGGAGACCTCGCTGGCCACCAGCCGTCGCATGCATCTGCCCTATGCCTGCTGGAGTCGGCTCCGGCTGCGCGACGGCGAAGTGCAGCTGCTGTTCCACAACCGGCGACCGCAATCCCCGACGACGGCTTGCCTCGCACCGCCCGGCGCGTAAGCGTGTGGCCGCACACGGCACGACACCGCTACAGGAGGGCTGAAGAATGCTCAATAAAGTCATGCTGATCGGCAATCTGGGCGCCGATCCCGAAACCCGCTTCACGCAAGACGGCACCTGCGTCTCCAACATCCGGGTGGCCACCACCGAACGGTTCCGCAACCGCGACGGCTCTCTGCAGGAGCATACCGAATGGCACCGTGTGACGCTCTGGGGGCGGCTGGGCGAGATCGCCCGCGACTACCTGCGCAAGGGAAGCCGGGTCTACATCGAAGGGCAGATCCGCACCAACAAGTGGCAGGATCGCGACGGCCACGACCGCTACACCACCGAGATCCGGGCGCGCGATCTGAAGATGCTCAGCGGCCGCAACGAGGCCCCCGGCCACCAGCCGACCCGACAGGGGGGCTACGCCCCCCAGCCGGCGACTCCTCCGCAGCCGGCCGCAGCGCCGGACCCCTTCGCCGACGAGGGCGGCTTCGCCGAGATCCCGCCGGGGGACGATGTTCCGTTCTAACCTGCGGAATCCCCACGGCGGCCTGACACACCGCCGGATGGTCGCATGGCCGTAATCCGTACCGCACTGCTGTTGCTGCTCATGCTCGCCTCCGGGCTGGCCGGGATCTCCTACGAGATCCTCTACGGCCGGCTCTTCGGCAACATGATCGGCGACCAGTTCGTCGTCTCGGCGGCGGTGCTGATCACCTTCCTGCTCGGCATCGGCATCGGCGCGTTGTTCGCCTGGCGGCTGCTGCGCTGGCTGTGGCTGATCGAGGGGGCGATCGGCGCGATCGCGCTGCTCCTCGT harbors:
- the folE gene encoding GTP cyclohydrolase I FolE; translated protein: MGDHIFDIDDPANIAAMEHVRALLAHIGEDPDREGLRETPKRVLAAFAEYFAGYREDPAEHLRKTFEEVEGYDEMVLVSDIDLHSHCEHHLAPFVGKAHVAYIPDGRVVGLSKLARLVEGYARRLQIQEKLTMQIAHAIEEVLHPAGVAVVIQARHFCMCQRGVRKPNAITTTSKLTGAFLRNPSSRMELFQLIGMRAV
- a CDS encoding single-stranded DNA-binding protein; this translates as MLNKVMLIGNLGADPETRFTQDGTCVSNIRVATTERFRNRDGSLQEHTEWHRVTLWGRLGEIARDYLRKGSRVYIEGQIRTNKWQDRDGHDRYTTEIRARDLKMLSGRNEAPGHQPTRQGGYAPQPATPPQPAAAPDPFADEGGFAEIPPGDDVPF
- a CDS encoding histidine phosphatase family protein, with amino-acid sequence MLTIDLLRHGALCGGTRYRGRCDDALTDEGRAAMDAVWHAVADSVERIITSPLKRCRIPATDWAKAARIPLRIDPRLEELHYGEWEGKTMAEIAATHGAMLQQWRRDPSGMAPPGGEAMENFYQRLSDFWRQLLEKERGHVLIVGHSGVNRTLLAIALETSLATSRRMHLPYACWSRLRLRDGEVQLLFHNRRPQSPTTACLAPPGA
- a CDS encoding iron permease, whose protein sequence is MIAAALILFREMLEMALVLGVLLAATGTVPTARRWIGLGTLVGAAGAVVLAVFMEQLESSFDGDGEFLFNAVVLAVASALIGWTTLWMQRHGREMSARMRAVGAAVHQGEAPVAALATIAAAAVMREGSEAVFFLFGAIQATDDEGWGLLAGALLGVVGAILIGWGVFRGLRRIPLDRIFTVVSALLVLIAAGMASQAAWNLVAIDRLPPLVDPLWDSSALLDPDGVAGGLLHALIGYDPQPSGMQMAVFLTVLLLLGTMVLRRRPEREPR
- a CDS encoding transcriptional repressor — encoded protein: MRLTRQRAAILRLINRSEGHWDAEGIATALQRRGERIGIATIYRGLQALERAGLVTALQIDGRKHYERADKRHHDHLICLHCGAIGEFCSAEIEALQQEIAAAHRFIISHHALTLYGRCRRCGAHDAGRQPPPRLQP